Proteins encoded by one window of Dietzia sp. B32:
- a CDS encoding alpha/beta fold hydrolase, with protein MSHIVDRHAVIDGHRISFGVHGEGEPVVLLHGTPSSSYIWRDVVPALTGAGYRVHVFDLLGYGLSERPRDPDVDTSITGQVAVLEGLLGEWGLDTFHLVAHDIGGGIAQRFGVQSTGRLRSLTLIDVVSFDSYPSERTRQQMADGLDELARTPDAEHRAHFRDWLLSTHSDPANFDPAALEVYVDLISGPIGQPSFFRHQVAHYDPRHTLEISDQLDRLGRIPVQLVWGADDTWQVTDWAHRLHAAIPGSELHLIENCGHFAPEERPAEVAAALRAFLDAHRS; from the coding sequence ATGAGCCACATCGTCGACCGGCACGCCGTCATCGACGGCCACCGCATCTCGTTCGGCGTGCACGGCGAGGGCGAACCCGTGGTCCTTCTCCACGGAACGCCCTCGTCGTCGTACATCTGGCGCGACGTGGTGCCCGCCCTCACCGGGGCCGGGTACCGCGTCCACGTCTTCGACCTGCTCGGTTACGGACTATCGGAACGGCCGCGGGACCCCGACGTCGACACGTCCATCACCGGTCAGGTCGCCGTCCTCGAGGGCCTGCTGGGGGAGTGGGGACTCGACACGTTCCACCTGGTGGCCCACGACATCGGTGGCGGGATCGCGCAACGCTTCGGCGTGCAGTCGACCGGGCGCCTCCGGTCCCTGACCCTCATCGACGTCGTGAGCTTCGACAGCTACCCCTCCGAGCGGACCCGGCAACAGATGGCCGACGGGCTGGACGAACTGGCCCGCACGCCGGACGCCGAGCACCGGGCGCACTTCCGCGACTGGCTGCTGTCCACGCACAGCGACCCGGCGAACTTCGACCCCGCCGCGCTCGAGGTGTACGTCGACCTCATCAGCGGTCCGATCGGACAACCGAGTTTCTTCCGGCACCAGGTCGCGCACTACGACCCGCGCCACACACTGGAGATCTCCGACCAGCTGGACAGGCTCGGTCGGATCCCGGTCCAGCTGGTCTGGGGCGCCGACGACACCTGGCAGGTCACCGACTGGGCGCACCGCCTCCACGCCGCGATCCCCGGCAGCGAACTGCACCTCATCGAGAACTGTGGCCACTTCGCGCCGGAGGAACGCCCCGCCGAGGTCGCCGCGGCACTCCGGGCATTCCTCGACGCCCACCGGAGCTGA
- a CDS encoding VanZ family protein, whose protein sequence is MTQPTDSKVRGWAALAVVAYGAVVVALTMLKAFFVIGLLWRPESQRGRSAEWIPFAQFRDAQTWFGPLFDALGNLAFFVPLGVLLYILLESRARAVLVVVLIGAAISATVEILQNVLALGHSDVTDLLFNTAGALVGALIERTSGPRLHPLWIGLALTTAAVFAVLVVLGPRLGDPAAVVELGTGRPPAR, encoded by the coding sequence GTGACGCAACCGACAGACTCGAAGGTCAGAGGCTGGGCTGCGCTCGCAGTGGTCGCCTACGGCGCCGTGGTGGTGGCGCTGACCATGCTCAAGGCGTTCTTCGTGATCGGTCTGCTGTGGCGACCGGAATCCCAGCGTGGTCGTTCGGCCGAATGGATACCGTTCGCCCAGTTCCGCGACGCCCAGACCTGGTTCGGCCCACTGTTCGACGCACTCGGCAACCTGGCCTTCTTCGTGCCGCTAGGAGTGCTCCTGTACATCCTGCTGGAGAGCCGGGCCAGGGCGGTCCTCGTCGTCGTCCTCATCGGAGCGGCGATCAGCGCGACGGTCGAGATCCTCCAGAACGTCCTTGCCCTGGGACACTCCGACGTCACGGACCTGCTGTTCAACACCGCCGGGGCGCTGGTCGGCGCCCTCATAGAGCGCACCAGCGGCCCACGTCTCCACCCACTGTGGATCGGACTCGCGCTCACGACCGCCGCGGTGTTCGCCGTCCTGGTCGTCCTCGGTCCGCGCCTCGGCGACCCCGCCGCAGTGGTGGAGCTGGGCACGGGCAGGCCACCGGCGCGGTGA